Proteins encoded within one genomic window of Amycolatopsis nigrescens CSC17Ta-90:
- a CDS encoding SRPBCC family protein, producing MPTKSSSRAETRTTSIDAPPEAVLDLVADPHNLPRWAPGVARAVRPDGDDWLVDNGEGETRITVRVSREHGTVDLLAAADPRLGAFTRVLPNGDGSEYQFTLFFPGDVPEDAVARQMAIVQDELRTVRTLCEPA from the coding sequence ATGCCTACTAAATCAAGCTCACGCGCCGAAACGCGGACGACCTCGATCGACGCCCCGCCGGAGGCCGTCCTCGACCTCGTGGCCGACCCGCACAACCTGCCCCGCTGGGCTCCCGGGGTAGCCCGTGCCGTCCGTCCCGACGGTGACGACTGGCTCGTCGACAACGGCGAAGGGGAAACGCGCATCACCGTGCGCGTCTCCCGCGAGCACGGCACGGTCGACCTGCTCGCCGCCGCGGACCCGCGCCTCGGCGCGTTCACCCGGGTGCTGCCCAACGGCGACGGCAGCGAGTACCAGTTCACGCTCTTCTTCCCCGGCGACGTGCCCGAAGACGCGGTCGCCCGGCAGATGGCGATCGTCCAGGACGAGCTGCGCACCGTGCGCACGCTCTGCGAACCGGCCTAA
- a CDS encoding MarR family winged helix-turn-helix transcriptional regulator produces MEREDLGALLARITRRLIDAERPLLSRHGLSMWAYSALSRLAQQPAATQQALAGAIGYDKTRLIALLDGLEEDGLIVREPDPADRRAHTVRLTEAGEARHAAVQADIRAMEDQLLGELTAAEKRALLGTLSRLARE; encoded by the coding sequence ATGGAACGTGAGGATCTCGGCGCGCTGCTCGCGCGCATCACGCGCCGGCTGATCGACGCGGAGCGACCGCTGCTGAGCAGGCACGGGCTCTCGATGTGGGCCTACAGCGCGCTTTCCCGGCTCGCTCAGCAGCCGGCGGCCACGCAGCAGGCCCTCGCCGGCGCGATCGGCTACGACAAGACGCGGCTGATCGCGCTGCTCGACGGGCTGGAGGAGGACGGGCTGATCGTCCGCGAGCCGGACCCCGCCGACCGACGGGCGCACACCGTCCGCCTGACCGAGGCCGGCGAGGCCCGCCACGCCGCTGTCCAGGCCGACATCCGCGCGATGGAAGACCAGCTGCTGGGCGAGCTGACCGCGGCCGAGAAGCGTGCCCTGCTCGGCACGCTGTCCCGGCTCGCCAGGGAGTAA
- a CDS encoding YybH family protein: MTTTREQAAEPEDLTRLFVERVNAGDVEGMVALYEPDAMIAFPPGARTIGHDAMREVFTQLVARPGRIEPQPLLPTVRNGDLAITSTRPPDNTAGWVQVVRRQPDGSWLRVLDTPEAPFGPAQP, encoded by the coding sequence ATGACCACCACCCGCGAGCAGGCAGCCGAACCGGAGGATCTGACCCGGCTGTTCGTCGAGCGAGTCAACGCAGGTGACGTCGAAGGAATGGTGGCGCTGTACGAGCCGGACGCGATGATCGCCTTCCCGCCCGGGGCGCGCACGATCGGCCACGACGCGATGCGCGAGGTGTTCACCCAGCTGGTCGCCCGCCCCGGCCGGATCGAACCGCAGCCCCTGCTGCCGACCGTGCGCAACGGCGACCTCGCCATCACCTCGACCCGCCCGCCGGACAACACCGCCGGCTGGGTTCAGGTGGTACGACGTCAGCCGGACGGCTCCTGGCTGCGCGTCCTCGACACCCCGGAAGCGCCGTTCGGCCCGGCGCAGCCGTAG
- a CDS encoding DeoR/GlpR family DNA-binding transcription regulator, which yields MYAEERHWTILEQARKNGRVDVAVLASQFEITTETVRRDLTALERRGELRRVHGGAIPMERMGFEPGVSARESVMIAEKTRIAKAALELVPEEGAILLDAGTTVARLAQILPVDRELTVVTHSLTTAFALGGRGNITLMLVGGRLRGRTLAAVDSWALHALNDIYVDVAFMATNGLSLERGLTTPDTAEAMVKRAAIAAARRTIVLADHTKVGNDHFARFGELAEVDTLITDEGVDSQVAEEIRRAGTQVVTA from the coding sequence GTGTACGCCGAGGAACGGCATTGGACGATCCTGGAGCAGGCACGGAAGAACGGCCGAGTCGACGTCGCGGTGCTCGCCTCCCAGTTCGAGATCACCACCGAAACGGTGCGCCGCGACCTGACCGCGCTGGAGCGGCGCGGTGAGCTGCGCCGGGTGCACGGCGGTGCGATTCCGATGGAGCGCATGGGTTTCGAACCCGGTGTGTCGGCGCGCGAGTCGGTGATGATCGCGGAGAAGACCCGGATCGCCAAGGCCGCGCTGGAACTGGTGCCGGAGGAGGGCGCGATCCTGCTCGACGCCGGCACCACGGTGGCCAGGCTGGCGCAGATCCTGCCGGTGGACCGCGAGCTGACCGTGGTCACCCACTCGCTGACCACCGCCTTTGCGCTGGGCGGCCGCGGCAACATCACGCTGATGCTGGTCGGCGGCAGGCTGCGCGGGCGCACCCTGGCCGCGGTGGACAGCTGGGCGCTGCACGCGCTCAACGACATCTACGTGGACGTCGCCTTCATGGCGACCAACGGGCTTTCCCTGGAACGCGGCCTCACCACGCCGGACACCGCGGAGGCGATGGTGAAGCGGGCGGCGATCGCGGCGGCCCGGCGCACCATCGTGCTCGCCGACCACACCAAGGTCGGCAACGACCACTTCGCCAGGTTCGGCGAGCTCGCCGAGGTGGACACGTTGATCACCGACGAGGGCGTGGACAGCCAGGTGGCGGAGGAGATCCGCCGCGCCGGCACGCAGGTGGTCACCGCCTGA
- a CDS encoding ATP-binding protein, which yields MNLRRDLAAGASADLAGRDPELSTVVDFARAAAAGAGQAVLLRGPAGIGKTKLVATALDELDAVAAVTLSARCPEDGATAYGAVRSLFDPLHLTENGESAAGLLSGSARLALPALVPGRLAEPATASTYSVMHGLHWLTAGLTAEGLVVLAVDDVQWCDEASLRWLGFLLRRAENLPLLILLTQRTGSELPAAAALEEIAGLPNCRTIDLPPLTVDAVGELLGLALAAVPDRLFAEKCGEVTGGNPFLLEQVVGTLRRTGTAPERRNLEVLDELGRTTVAKSVLGRLPGEAHAVARAIAVLGGEQIDTVAALARTHLWATESAVRALRTNDLLAGNGLGFGHDLIRQAVLDEIPPAELAALRERAATLLNDAGRTAEEVSVQLLLLPGPPQPWMTDVLRDAAVSAESRGAPAVAARYLAKVLEVDRDDPKVLVRVARVLAQVDPGAALRHLERALDVVRDPRTRVEIAVQYGLTSLTAQNCLRAYELLGTTIDELNEELGDRPSEVDRALRMLAEATLVTVGMDEKSTVGKVGARFRDRTPPPGDTAEERQMLAMLAALGALEAKPAALVAEQALHVLRIGDVSVGGWALLGATLPLYLADQNEPALTALNQLIAHAQERGEAWTYWLTASTRSMAWLWTGNLGEALSDAQSSYDVVTQERWAGHATMPQTALATVLVHQGEAVRAEEILDGIVRPRFDQFSLEYHWFLMARAKARLALGDPEGALRQFRRCGESLREGGIACPVLAPWWFDAACLLAELGRFEEGWEIADANTEPAERWGTARAVGMARTARGMLTGGKAGVALLTEGAETLAASPAKLEQARVEYYLGCALLRAGDAEAARDRLRRSIDLAVLSRDRRQVDLSLAALGAAGGRMRRGTSSPSDALTGSERRVAARAAAGATNREIAESLFLTVRTVELHLTSAYRKLGVKGRAELAGSLGENAS from the coding sequence ATGAACCTTCGCCGCGATTTGGCGGCCGGAGCTTCCGCTGACCTGGCCGGACGGGATCCGGAACTGTCCACAGTGGTCGATTTCGCGCGTGCCGCGGCGGCGGGCGCCGGACAGGCGGTGCTGCTCCGCGGCCCGGCCGGGATCGGCAAGACCAAGCTGGTCGCCACCGCACTGGACGAGCTGGACGCCGTCGCGGCCGTCACGCTTTCGGCGCGCTGCCCGGAAGACGGCGCCACCGCCTACGGTGCGGTGCGTTCGCTGTTCGACCCGCTGCACCTCACCGAGAACGGCGAATCCGCCGCCGGACTGCTCAGCGGCAGCGCCCGGCTCGCCCTGCCCGCGCTGGTGCCCGGCCGGCTCGCCGAGCCCGCCACCGCCAGCACCTACTCGGTGATGCACGGCCTGCACTGGCTGACCGCCGGCCTTACCGCCGAAGGGCTGGTCGTGCTGGCCGTTGACGACGTCCAGTGGTGCGACGAGGCCTCCCTGCGCTGGCTGGGATTCCTGTTGCGGCGCGCGGAGAACCTGCCGCTGCTGATCCTGCTGACCCAGCGCACCGGAAGCGAACTGCCCGCTGCCGCGGCGCTGGAGGAGATCGCCGGCCTGCCCAACTGCCGCACCATCGACCTGCCGCCGCTCACCGTGGACGCGGTCGGCGAGCTGCTCGGCTTGGCGCTGGCCGCGGTGCCGGACCGGCTGTTCGCCGAGAAATGCGGCGAGGTGACCGGCGGGAACCCGTTCCTGCTGGAGCAGGTGGTGGGCACGCTGCGCCGGACCGGGACCGCGCCGGAGCGGCGGAACCTGGAGGTGCTGGACGAACTCGGCCGCACCACGGTGGCGAAGTCCGTGCTGGGCAGGCTGCCGGGGGAGGCGCACGCGGTGGCGCGCGCGATCGCGGTGCTCGGCGGCGAGCAGATCGACACGGTGGCGGCGCTGGCCCGCACCCATCTGTGGGCGACCGAGTCCGCGGTGCGTGCCCTGCGCACCAACGACCTGCTCGCCGGGAACGGGCTCGGCTTCGGGCACGACCTGATCCGCCAGGCGGTGCTGGACGAGATCCCGCCCGCCGAGCTGGCCGCGTTGCGGGAACGGGCCGCCACCCTGCTCAACGACGCGGGCCGGACGGCCGAGGAGGTGTCCGTGCAGCTGCTCCTGCTGCCCGGCCCGCCGCAGCCGTGGATGACCGATGTACTGCGCGACGCGGCGGTGAGCGCGGAAAGCCGGGGCGCGCCCGCGGTGGCCGCCAGATATCTGGCGAAGGTGCTCGAAGTCGACCGGGACGATCCGAAGGTGCTGGTGCGGGTCGCTCGCGTGCTGGCCCAGGTCGACCCCGGGGCGGCGCTGCGCCATCTGGAACGGGCGCTCGACGTCGTGCGCGATCCCCGCACCAGGGTGGAGATCGCTGTGCAGTACGGGCTCACCTCGCTCACCGCGCAGAACTGCCTGCGTGCCTACGAACTCCTCGGCACCACCATCGACGAGCTGAACGAGGAGCTCGGCGACCGGCCGAGCGAGGTCGACCGGGCGCTGCGCATGCTGGCCGAGGCCACCCTGGTGACGGTCGGCATGGACGAGAAGTCCACCGTCGGCAAGGTGGGCGCGCGCTTCCGCGACCGGACCCCGCCGCCAGGGGATACCGCGGAGGAGCGCCAGATGCTGGCCATGCTGGCCGCACTCGGCGCGCTGGAGGCAAAGCCGGCCGCGTTGGTCGCCGAACAGGCCCTGCACGTGCTGCGCATCGGGGACGTCTCGGTCGGCGGCTGGGCGCTGCTCGGCGCGACCCTTCCGCTCTACCTCGCGGACCAGAACGAGCCGGCGCTGACCGCGCTGAACCAGCTGATCGCGCACGCGCAGGAACGAGGGGAGGCGTGGACGTACTGGCTGACCGCGAGCACGCGGTCGATGGCCTGGCTGTGGACCGGCAACCTCGGCGAGGCGCTGTCGGACGCGCAGTCCTCCTACGACGTGGTCACCCAGGAGCGGTGGGCCGGCCATGCCACCATGCCGCAGACCGCGCTGGCCACCGTGCTGGTGCACCAGGGCGAGGCCGTCCGCGCCGAGGAGATCTTGGACGGCATCGTCCGCCCCCGCTTCGACCAGTTCAGCCTGGAGTACCACTGGTTCCTGATGGCACGAGCCAAGGCGAGGCTGGCGCTGGGCGACCCCGAAGGCGCGCTGCGGCAGTTCCGGCGGTGTGGCGAGAGCCTGCGGGAAGGCGGGATCGCCTGCCCGGTGCTGGCCCCGTGGTGGTTCGACGCGGCCTGCCTGCTGGCCGAGCTGGGCAGGTTCGAAGAGGGCTGGGAGATCGCCGATGCCAATACGGAACCGGCCGAGCGGTGGGGCACGGCCAGGGCGGTCGGCATGGCGCGGACCGCGCGCGGGATGCTCACCGGCGGCAAGGCGGGGGTGGCGCTGCTGACCGAGGGGGCCGAGACGCTGGCCGCGTCCCCGGCCAAACTGGAACAGGCGAGGGTGGAGTACTACCTCGGCTGTGCCTTGCTGCGGGCCGGCGACGCGGAGGCCGCGCGGGACCGGTTGCGCCGGTCGATCGATCTCGCCGTGCTCAGCCGGGACCGCCGGCAGGTCGATCTTTCCCTTGCCGCCCTTGGTGCGGCGGGCGGCCGGATGCGCAGGGGCACCAGTTCGCCGTCGGACGCGCTGACCGGCAGCGAGCGGCGCGTGGCGGCCAGGGCGGCGGCGGGCGCGACCAACCGGGAGATCGCCGAGTCGCTCTTCCTCACCGTGCGCACCGTGGAACTGCACCTGACCAGCGCCTACCGCAAGCTCGGCGTGAAGGGCCGGGCGGAGTTGGCCGGCTCGTTGGGCGAGAACGCCTCCTGA
- a CDS encoding helix-turn-helix transcriptional regulator, producing MQARPFEGDGPGSFLVGRDAELCLLGFMVEELKKGRSGLLTVTGAAGAGRSTLLRAAVALARRAGVATGLVRCSPLETEIPFSTVSQLVAVLGPPEQLPVLSLAMCEQPGEDCADPESSISLPYEAFSAIVRDAPLLLAVDDGQWADPWSHRWLQAMARRADHLPVLLIRAVRDGALPGPMREAPGWGLLDEAYPVAPRELRLGPLGAEEVSALLDAEGPGAVAPEFAAAAVRATGGNPAVLRAALGRFAAAGLPFGADEVPELLRRAEQAVVARTGRILRGLPPEAVELLRVLTLCGPEFDFDLVRAVAGLPRPAADAAMDLLVRLDLAEGGESPRCAGAAVAAGVRAELDAAERERLCTRAAELGHLGGVGSSALAELLLETPPVGEDWAVRVLTEAAGRHADAQRYERAAALVRRALAEPVTSTEQQRLRVDLAAVEVGHAPAASDSRLRQVLAEPGAGTPRLLVRAADLLVCRGDTDAARLAIAEVCANEDASEETATLSALGWLADEECATEPDIPLSPLPPLPAEPAGPAQAGALAWSLVLEGTRPDRARRFARVALAVRDDDAPLGPRIAASGALIFTGDVAEGIAGRDAVIFDARRRGARAAAAQTLVHRAAVIMRAGRWDEAAADLAAAAAELPLSSWHPAMLPRYLMIEILLNLHRGRIELAEEVADAELPLGAERGIAWGFLLYAKGELRLATGDAAAALRLFQECGRILRAKRWLNPAVQPWRIKAAVAHARLGDLAAARRMAGAELELARRWDVPGVFAGLHQPVLAALAEAGVELDPDDVLPERSGTLSEPEQQVAALAVRGLSNRDIADRLSVAVRTVELRLTKVYRKLGVEGRAELPAGLASQGWQG from the coding sequence GTGCAGGCCAGACCGTTCGAAGGTGATGGCCCCGGCTCATTCCTGGTCGGCCGGGACGCGGAGCTGTGCCTGCTTGGTTTCATGGTGGAGGAGCTGAAGAAGGGCCGTTCCGGCTTGCTGACCGTGACCGGCGCTGCCGGCGCCGGCCGCAGCACGCTGCTGCGGGCGGCCGTCGCGCTGGCCCGGCGAGCCGGGGTGGCCACCGGGCTGGTCCGCTGTTCGCCGCTCGAAACGGAGATCCCGTTCAGCACGGTCTCCCAGCTGGTGGCCGTGCTGGGCCCGCCGGAGCAGCTGCCCGTGCTCAGCCTGGCGATGTGCGAGCAGCCCGGCGAGGATTGCGCCGACCCGGAGTCCTCGATTTCGTTGCCGTACGAGGCATTCTCCGCGATCGTGCGGGACGCCCCGCTGCTGCTGGCGGTGGACGACGGCCAGTGGGCGGATCCCTGGTCGCACCGTTGGCTGCAGGCCATGGCGCGGCGCGCGGACCATCTGCCCGTGCTGCTGATCCGCGCGGTCCGCGACGGCGCGCTGCCCGGCCCGATGCGCGAGGCGCCCGGCTGGGGCCTGCTGGACGAGGCCTACCCGGTGGCGCCCCGCGAGCTGCGCCTCGGCCCGCTCGGTGCCGAGGAGGTTTCGGCGCTGCTCGACGCGGAAGGGCCGGGCGCGGTCGCCCCCGAGTTCGCCGCCGCCGCGGTACGGGCCACCGGCGGCAACCCGGCCGTGCTGCGTGCGGCGCTCGGCCGGTTCGCCGCCGCCGGGCTGCCGTTCGGCGCCGACGAGGTGCCCGAGTTGTTGCGCCGCGCGGAACAGGCGGTGGTGGCCAGGACCGGCCGGATCCTGCGCGGGCTGCCACCGGAGGCGGTCGAGCTGTTGCGGGTGCTCACCTTGTGCGGCCCCGAGTTCGACTTCGACCTGGTTCGGGCGGTGGCCGGGCTGCCGCGTCCGGCCGCGGACGCCGCGATGGATCTGCTGGTGCGGCTCGACCTCGCCGAGGGCGGCGAGTCGCCCCGGTGCGCCGGCGCCGCGGTGGCCGCCGGGGTGCGGGCCGAGCTGGACGCCGCCGAACGCGAACGGCTGTGCACGCGGGCGGCGGAACTGGGCCATCTTGGCGGAGTCGGCTCCAGCGCGCTGGCCGAACTGCTGCTGGAAACGCCGCCGGTGGGCGAGGACTGGGCGGTGCGCGTGCTCACCGAAGCGGCCGGGCGGCATGCCGATGCGCAGCGGTATGAGCGGGCCGCCGCACTGGTCCGCCGCGCGCTGGCGGAACCGGTGACCTCCACCGAACAGCAACGGCTGCGCGTCGACCTGGCGGCGGTCGAGGTCGGGCACGCCCCGGCGGCCAGCGACAGCCGGTTGCGCCAGGTGCTGGCCGAACCAGGTGCCGGTACGCCGCGGCTGCTGGTCCGTGCCGCGGACCTGCTGGTGTGCCGCGGTGACACCGACGCCGCGCGGCTGGCCATCGCCGAAGTCTGTGCCAACGAGGACGCAAGCGAGGAAACCGCCACGCTGAGCGCGCTCGGCTGGCTGGCCGATGAGGAATGCGCGACCGAGCCGGACATCCCGCTGTCGCCGTTGCCACCGCTGCCCGCCGAGCCCGCCGGTCCCGCGCAGGCGGGAGCGCTGGCCTGGTCACTGGTGCTCGAGGGCACGCGGCCGGACCGGGCCCGCCGGTTCGCGCGGGTCGCGCTCGCCGTCCGCGACGACGACGCGCCGTTGGGGCCGCGGATCGCGGCCAGCGGCGCGCTGATCTTCACCGGCGACGTGGCCGAGGGCATCGCCGGGCGGGACGCGGTCATCTTCGACGCGAGGCGCCGCGGTGCGCGGGCCGCCGCGGCGCAGACCCTGGTGCACCGGGCCGCGGTGATCATGCGCGCCGGTCGCTGGGACGAGGCCGCGGCCGATCTGGCCGCGGCCGCCGCGGAACTGCCGCTGTCCAGCTGGCATCCCGCGATGCTGCCCCGCTACCTGATGATCGAGATCTTGCTGAACCTGCACCGGGGCCGGATCGAGCTGGCGGAGGAGGTCGCCGACGCCGAACTGCCGCTCGGGGCCGAGCGCGGCATCGCGTGGGGATTTCTGCTCTACGCCAAGGGAGAGCTGCGGCTGGCCACCGGCGATGCCGCCGCCGCGCTGCGGTTGTTCCAGGAGTGCGGGCGGATCCTGCGGGCCAAGCGGTGGCTCAACCCGGCGGTGCAGCCGTGGCGGATCAAGGCCGCGGTGGCGCACGCACGGCTCGGCGACCTGGCCGCGGCCCGCCGGATGGCCGGTGCCGAGCTGGAGCTGGCGCGGCGGTGGGATGTGCCCGGGGTTTTCGCCGGCCTGCACCAGCCGGTGCTGGCCGCGCTCGCCGAAGCCGGGGTGGAGCTCGATCCGGACGACGTGCTGCCCGAGCGCTCGGGCACGCTGTCCGAGCCGGAGCAGCAGGTCGCCGCGCTCGCCGTCCGGGGACTGTCCAATCGCGACATCGCCGACCGGCTGTCGGTGGCAGTGCGGACCGTGGAACTGCGGCTGACCAAGGTCTACCGGAAGCTCGGTGTCGAAGGACGCGCGGAACTGCCTGCCGGTCTGGCTTCGCAGGGCTGGCAGGGATGA